GATTTGTAACGACATATTTCTTTACCCAATTTTATTGTGACATGCATTCATGAGGGGAATTTAATCGCGACATCTGATACGATAGCAATTTTTATTCCGACAATGCTTGAACATCGCGGCACGATTCCAATCGTTTGAGAATTTATACGATATCGATGAAAGAGAAATGGAACAATAAGAGGCCTACCATAATCGATATAGAAAGGATAGCGAACGAGCTGTATTAATAGTTCTTATAATACGTTTCCTCTTTATTCGAGGGTAACAAAATCACGTGAATGATAGATATCTCGATGAGTTTGCTAAAATATCCAACAGACGTACATTTCACTTTAATATCTTTTTCCTTCCTTGCTTTCACGATCTTTCCATCGGGTTGAGTAATAAGTTCGTTCGTAATAAGTTTCTCACTAgcttatacgtatatatatttcgatgaaTATTACAAAAATCGAGTAAAGAATGTATTTCGagcaatatataaaatatgtattcgTAAATTTATGGAGAAATAGAATAGATAAGTTGCTCTTTGATTATACAGGGTAAAACAAAAAAGGGATTCGTAACTTTTAGAGTAGATAGTACTTACCAAATGATAAAAGTTCATCCTAATAAAGACGTTATAAACATCTTTGCGCTTTGGTTGAAGCGAATAACTTTTTCGCTTCGAAAACTGTCGTACCGTATTGAAATGACGGATCATCCGCCTTTATATAGTTACATAATATATTCAGGAATTTTTGAAGGAGTTCGCAATTGTCTAATACGAATGAACTAAGCGTGTGCGGAAATGGAAGGAGGTTATGTAGAAAATCTTTTGTaacaaggaaaagaagaaatgaTACGTTAGCTTTCGAAACGAGAAAGTTACTCGCTTCAACCggaataaaaattgtttaaaactCTGAAACTATTAATTTTTCAAACCCATATTTATTAAGACCCTATTTCATTATTTACCCTTTTTTCTTTCATCCTGTACACATTTTACACATTTTATACGAAAGTAATAGCACTtgatgtttttctttaaaagtgaataaatttattattcttaaTATAATTTCATCATTATCTAAAACAACGGGTCATGTCTGTCTAAGAGTAACATACATTAGAATAAATTGTTTTACAGTGGAATGGAGAGACAAACGACAtccgtaaaaataaaaatgcacGAGTCGCCGAGGTTAATCCCACAAAAAATGGAGATTCCCGCGCGACAAATTAAAACATCTATAAATAATTCCACCGCGAATGTAAGGCaaatatttcattacgttacgtacaatggacttatttttaattaatttatatttatatatatttatattatattatatatttatattatattatatttgattAAGAAGCAATTTATAAAAGTTGCAGGTAAAATCTGCACTCGCACTACCTCCAAAGGAAACTCTTCAACATGTGCAATCTATGCCTATAGAACCACACTTTCAAACCAATAAAGAGAAAGAATGTTGGCATCTTTATAAGAAAATGTGTGACAAAGGCGTTTGCGTTTCTTTTGATACGGTTTTAAGGTTTGAATgtgaataattttaaataatctaaataaaatgttctttttcgTGCTGTAATAttggaaatataatattataataatagttTGATGTTTTGGCATTGATTTGTGTTTGCTTAAAATATTGTACACAAATAATTACaatgatttaattaatttttgatATCGACCTAGATTTCTTTTAAACATTGTGcataaaattattgtaattagaataaattaattaattgtatTAAGAAAGGAATTATTTTTCAGGGGCATGCTTACACCAACGGAATATCGATTAAGACAGAAAAAAGTTTCACAAAATTTGTAATAACATCATCGATGgcaagattttttttttataaactgTTGTAGTACTTTTGTATGAAATCGCCtaactatttattatttttatctaaAACATGGATCTAAGAAAAGTAGCATTGATACACGTTAAAACAAAACGATCAAAATCGTATAGAGATCTGACCTCGTAGTTGATAATATACTGTATTTTTAGAGTTTAGATACGAGTCGAACAAAGTGTAATTAAATTACATCTCGTAAATTTACGAGAGATATTCACCTATCTAACAAATAAAATGTTTGAATTGGTTCTGTTGAATTTTAGATGTATATGCATATCAACTGCCTATTTTTTAGAGTATTTAttgatatatataaatacacaaCAATGTTTCAGGAAATAAATTAAggtgaaaaaaagaaatttatgaaGCGAAATAAAGATTATAAATATAGTAAAAAGTCACGTCACTGCTATTGATTATTATAGGaattaaaatacataagaaCTCACAAACTCAAAACAAAGTTgattattttgtataatatttataacttgTTTCTTTGTATGAAAATGTATAGCTCAATAAAATGTATAGATAAATTATCTTAATCATTTAAAACGAAGATAATTCTTAGACTCCTGTATTGAATGTTTTGTACCTATTTATAATTTGttcttttatataataatatataaatcaataaagtacttaAATTGTTGTACAGTAACATATTTTTCGTGTAATCATCTTTATAAAcacgtaaaaaataaaattcgtaaatATCTGGAACATCACTTCTAATGATAATAAAAATCGCATATTTTTCTGCTATTCTGATGAAAATAAACAAatcaaaatttaatcaataacaacatcaatgaaaaatatatattttttaaaactaatCTTGCATATTTCTAGGGACTTAAAATATTAAGGTACGTTACTGTTTTATACGTTTTACCACACAACTGTCAAATTGACAAAATCAGTTAGCGTTGTATAAAGCATGTACACATGTGGGTAGTTGAAGGGAAACCAATAGCAGGATGACCTGCACTCGTAATGTTCATTTATTGCCATGACATATACGATTAATGATGTCTCTACCGCATGGGAGCAAGGTTAATGTCGATTACAAAGCACGACTAGAACACAAGTTATACCTGGTATGTTATAATGAATGAAGGTTAATCATTTCATATAATAAGTAACCTTGATTCTATAGCTAACTTTTGATATATACATGATAATcccaatataatataatattatattgtttCTAATATgctattatttttcaatgattGAATTTAATATACTTCTTGTTTATTTAATATTGATTTAGTTATTTCATTAATGAAAAATGtccaatttcttttaataataagaacaaaatattgataatatttaatatttaactaAAATATTGCCAACTATATCAcagatattattatttaataggcTAGAGAAAACCCAGAACCAATATTCGATGTGTCTGAATGTGCTTTAAAACATGTACCCTCTGGTATTTATTCACTGTGTAGAGTATTCAGAAAGAAAGTGCTATGGATGTATAGTAACAAGCTGACTTCACTTTCGGGTGGAGGTGCCTTAAGTGATTTATCATTACTCGTTGTATTAGATATTCGTGATAATGAATTTACTCGTTTACCATCAGACATAATGTGTCTTGCTTCTCTCAAGGTATTATTATTGAAgtcgaataaattaaattatttgagatttctaaattattttttaattgtatatatttcaGGAACTTTATTTACAAGACAACAATATTCGAAAACTGCCAAATGAAATAGTACGCTTAAGTAAATTAAACATTTTGAATGTGGCAAAAAACAAATTGAAACAATTGCCAGAGGCAATGGGAAATTTAAAGCAGCTTAGCATGTTAGATATTAGTCATAATAAACTTCATAAACTCCCTAAATCTTTGGGTTATGCACAACAATTAGCAGAGTTAAATATTGATGGGTTAAATTTATTGTATCCACCTCAAGATATTTTAAATGGAGGCACAAAAGTAATTATAGCATTTCTAGCAAATGAAAGTGGCATTAAATATTCACCAGAAGAGCCTGATTCTGAAACAGATATAtcaagaaatataaattttgaagATATGCAAGGGGTATATCAGAATAAAAATAATGATGTACAGGTATTATATAATATAGGATTATGAACTTTGATGTTGCACTTACACAGTGTGTCTTAAATGTTTTGATTTTTACTTTTAGGCTGCATTACAGAAGCTAGAAAAAATGAAGGCATGTGgatgctttttttattttagtatGCTTTCAAATATATCTTGCACATTTGCTACTGTTTATTGTGAgacttaatttttatttataaaatacttattatatgtttataaaagtaaaaatttatatatttgtattgtaatatttttaaactaTGCTTGATTATGCTTATTTTTAATTCTGATTATTTTGAAACAGCTGTTCCTATAATATTTtagtaaataaagaaaataatttgcaatttgAAGATTTATTTTGTCTTGCAGGAGCATCGCCAAAATGCATTATTAGAAGTTGAAAAGAACATCAAACAACAACAAGAATATGAAATGGAGATGCAGACAATGTTTAAAAAACACAGACAGAAGGTAACTAAAATTAGAATTACTTATTTACAATTAATGCTTTTAATATATTGCATTAAAATATCTCTATTTCTAGCTTTTGCAAGATCTTGCTTTACAACAAACTCAGTTACAACACGAATTACAAAAAGTACAACAAGAAAGAGATTCTAACAGAGCACGCTTACTTTCTTATATTTATAATGGTATaagtaaaatatttctatattatatttattttatgcaaaaatataaagaaatatctcctaataaaattgaaaaaagttTTCTTTCAAAAATACAACTGCTAACATGTCAATAATTTCCTTTAGCTGAAAAAGAAGCAGATAATGttattaaagaatttttaagaaacaGCGAAGAAGAAAGGCAAACTCAAGCAGAATTATTAGAAAAGGAAAAACAAGAAGAAATGCAACTATTATCTTCTTGTCACACAGAACAATTTATGTTCCGTACAAAGGATACTCTTCGttagtattaaatatttagaaCAATATATAACTCATTATATAATTGTAAtcttatatttatgtatatgattTTAATAGTTTCTATGGAGAAATTACTTGAAGAAGAACTTCACAGAACTAGAAAGTTAGAAGAACATAGTAAATATAGAGATTGTGCTGCACAATCTTTACTCACACTGTTAGTAACATACTgataatattttacataaaagtaaaagtatgtttaacgtttaataaatatttcagaGAAGTAAGAAATAATGATCATTTAGCACAAATAATGCAAGATCAAGCGGAAAAAAGACAAGATTTAATTGACACATTAAGACAAGATGAAGTTTTGCAAAAGGCTGCTGTTGCAGCACTATTAGAACGTAGCGATACACGTTGTTGGAGTATCGTGCAACAAGTCAATTTAGTACAATCTCAATTAGCTGCACTTACGAACATTGAACTAGAGAGgcgaaaattagaaattaaccAGCAACTTGTATGTAGTATTCATAACTATTTAATCTTTTTTACATATACTTAGATTTctatattatgaaaatattttattattttattaaatagaatGAAATAACTGAAAAAAGAGTAGCCTTGAGTGCTATTCTTATGAACTTATTAGGACAGCAGAAAAGCAGAAGAGATCAGCTTCTGGAAACAATTAATAGCATAGAACAACAACGTTGTATTACTGTAAGTATAGGTTTATATGCTATTGTCTTTCTTActataatttctataaaattattattctatCTTTTAAGAATTCTAGAAGACAAAGTCAATTTTGGTTAATGCAATATCAGTCTTTAATGGAAACACGTCCTCAGGGTTTATTGGAAATGTTAGAACCAACGTTAGTGCGACATGTTGCAATAGCAGGTGCATTACATTGTTTGCCATTTCTAGCTTCTTTGCCATCATTACTTCCAGATCTTAGTGATGAACAATTGAAAGCTGTATGTGAAGTATTAATTCATTTTTACCATTCGTTATCATTCAATTCACAAGTTATAACACATTTTATATTCTAGATTGGAATACACTGTGAAAATGATCGCACTGCTATAAGACTTGCAGTTGAAAATTACTTGGCAGAattaaaactcaacgaatctAGAACACCCATAATACCTTCTGCACCACCAGAAGAAGCTTGTACAAGTTCTAATTATCAAGAATACAATGCTACTCAGAGCATCAATACTGCCGAATGTGTAATTTGCCTTGATCTACAAGTAAGCAAAatgtttatttcatttaaaaaattttcgCAATAAAATtcagaatataatttttatgatttcattTTTCTTGTAGTGTGAAGTAATTTTTCTACCATGTGGGCACCTTTGTTGCTGTTCAGGTTGTGCAAATATGATTTCATCAAATTGTCCAATGTGTAGAAGTGTGATAGACCATAAAATTCACATTGTAAAGCCTTAAAATTTGAACATCTTTTGTAAACAATTCCATTTAG
This portion of the Bombus affinis isolate iyBomAffi1 chromosome 1, iyBomAffi1.2, whole genome shotgun sequence genome encodes:
- the LOC126915903 gene encoding E3 ubiquitin-protein ligase LRSAM1-like isoform X1, producing the protein MMSLPHGSKVNVDYKARLEHKLYLARENPEPIFDVSECALKHVPSGIYSLCRVFRKKVLWMYSNKLTSLSGGGALSDLSLLVVLDIRDNEFTRLPSDIMCLASLKELYLQDNNIRKLPNEIVRLSKLNILNVAKNKLKQLPEAMGNLKQLSMLDISHNKLHKLPKSLGYAQQLAELNIDGLNLLYPPQDILNGGTKVIIAFLANESGIKYSPEEPDSETDISRNINFEDMQGVYQNKNNDVQAALQKLEKMKEHRQNALLEVEKNIKQQQEYEMEMQTMFKKHRQKLLQDLALQQTQLQHELQKVQQERDSNRARLLSYIYNAEKEADNVIKEFLRNSEEERQTQAELLEKEKQEEMQLLSSCHTEQFMFRTKDTLLSMEKLLEEELHRTRKLEEHSKYRDCAAQSLLTLEVRNNDHLAQIMQDQAEKRQDLIDTLRQDEVLQKAAVAALLERSDTRCWSIVQQVNLVQSQLAALTNIELERRKLEINQQLNEITEKRVALSAILMNLLGQQKSRRDQLLETINSIEQQRCITNSRRQSQFWLMQYQSLMETRPQGLLEMLEPTLVRHVAIAGALHCLPFLASLPSLLPDLSDEQLKAIGIHCENDRTAIRLAVENYLAELKLNESRTPIIPSAPPEEACTSSNYQEYNATQSINTAECVICLDLQCEVIFLPCGHLCCCSGCANMISSNCPMCRSVIDHKIHIVKP
- the LOC126915903 gene encoding E3 ubiquitin-protein ligase LRSAM1-like isoform X2, which codes for MMSLPHGSKVNVDYKARLEHKLYLARENPEPIFDVSECALKHVPSGIYSLCRVFRKKVLWMYSNKLTSLSGGGALSDLSLLVVLDIRDNEFTRLPSDIMCLASLKELYLQDNNIRKLPNEIVRLSKLNILNVAKNKLKQLPEAMGNLKQLSMLDISHNKLHKLPKSLGYAQQLAELNIDGLNLLYPPQDILNGGTKVIIAFLANESGIKYSPEEPDSETDISRNINFEDMQGVYQNKNNDVQEHRQNALLEVEKNIKQQQEYEMEMQTMFKKHRQKLLQDLALQQTQLQHELQKVQQERDSNRARLLSYIYNAEKEADNVIKEFLRNSEEERQTQAELLEKEKQEEMQLLSSCHTEQFMFRTKDTLLSMEKLLEEELHRTRKLEEHSKYRDCAAQSLLTLEVRNNDHLAQIMQDQAEKRQDLIDTLRQDEVLQKAAVAALLERSDTRCWSIVQQVNLVQSQLAALTNIELERRKLEINQQLNEITEKRVALSAILMNLLGQQKSRRDQLLETINSIEQQRCITNSRRQSQFWLMQYQSLMETRPQGLLEMLEPTLVRHVAIAGALHCLPFLASLPSLLPDLSDEQLKAIGIHCENDRTAIRLAVENYLAELKLNESRTPIIPSAPPEEACTSSNYQEYNATQSINTAECVICLDLQCEVIFLPCGHLCCCSGCANMISSNCPMCRSVIDHKIHIVKP